A window of Sutcliffiella cohnii contains these coding sequences:
- the msrA gene encoding peptide-methionine (S)-S-oxide reductase MsrA, with protein sequence MSEKNLQLATFAGGCFWCMVKPFDEQPGIEKVVSGYTGGHKENPTYKEVCSETTGHYEAVQITYNEQLFSYEKLLELFWQQIDPTDEGGQFHDRGDSYRTAIFYHTEEQKTVAEQSKQALEHSGRFNKPIVTKILPATVFYEAEDYHQDYYKKNEFRYKMYRVGSGRDAFIKQHWKDEEKDSKLKEILSPMQYEVTQNNGTEPPFRNEYWDHTENGIYVDIVSGEPLFSSLDKYDAGCGWPSFTKPINKQQIKEEVDVSHRMVRTEVRSKDADSHLGHVFEDGPVHLGGLRYCINSAALRFVPFDKLDDEGYGEYKNLFS encoded by the coding sequence ATGAGTGAAAAGAATTTACAATTAGCGACATTTGCCGGTGGATGCTTTTGGTGTATGGTAAAACCATTTGATGAGCAACCTGGAATTGAAAAAGTTGTATCTGGATACACAGGCGGCCATAAAGAAAACCCTACTTATAAAGAAGTTTGCTCTGAAACAACAGGTCACTATGAAGCAGTACAAATTACATATAATGAACAATTATTTTCATATGAAAAATTGCTTGAATTATTTTGGCAACAAATAGATCCAACGGATGAAGGCGGGCAATTCCATGATAGAGGCGATAGTTATCGAACTGCGATTTTTTATCATACCGAAGAACAAAAAACAGTTGCCGAACAATCAAAACAAGCTTTAGAACATAGCGGAAGATTTAATAAGCCGATAGTAACGAAAATATTACCTGCAACGGTATTTTATGAAGCAGAGGATTACCATCAAGATTACTATAAAAAGAATGAGTTTCGCTATAAAATGTATCGTGTTGGCTCTGGTCGTGATGCTTTTATTAAACAGCATTGGAAAGATGAGGAGAAGGACAGCAAATTAAAAGAAATACTATCACCAATGCAATATGAAGTTACCCAAAATAATGGAACAGAGCCACCGTTCCGTAATGAATATTGGGACCATACAGAAAACGGGATTTATGTAGATATCGTTTCTGGAGAGCCTCTTTTTAGTTCATTAGATAAATATGATGCAGGCTGCGGTTGGCCAAGTTTTACAAAACCGATTAATAAACAACAAATAAAAGAGGAAGTTGACGTAAGTCATCGAATGGTAAGAACCGAAGTTAGGAGTAAAGATGCAGACTCTCACCTCGGTCACGTTTTTGAAGATGGACCGGTTCATTTAGGTGGACTACGTTACTGTATTAACTCTGCAGCATTACGTTTTGTTCCTTTTGATAAATTAGATGATGAAGGTTACGGCGAATATAAGAATCTTTTTTCTTAA
- a CDS encoding YjcZ family sporulation protein: MHDYCYYTYGSCGGGYPTAVAPAYHGGNTFVLIVVLFILLIIVGSCYCK; this comes from the coding sequence ATGCACGACTACTGTTACTACACATATGGATCATGTGGTGGAGGTTATCCGACAGCTGTAGCACCAGCTTATCATGGAGGTAATACTTTCGTTTTAATCGTAGTATTATTCATCCTACTAATAATTGTTGGTTCTTGCTATTGTAAGTAA
- a CDS encoding aspartate aminotransferase family protein, which translates to MEPSYLIKPLLDKDYPVISHGEGIYLYDIAGNKYLDGCSGAVTASIGHNIQSVIEAMMDQASKVSFVYRSQFTSEPSEKLATKLMEISPGDVNWSFFVNSGTEAIETAMKIAIQHWQEIGLPQKTKVISRWNSYHGITIGALSLSGFTTRRERFESLLEKSPIVEPPYCYRCPFEDTYPNCQLKCATDLERAILDVGPDSIAAFIAEPIVGAAAGAITPPDGYYEKIREICNTYNILFIADEVMSGIGRTGEMFAINHWKVVPDIICIGKGMSAGYTPIAATLVSNKVIDPILRGSKIIMSGHTYSANPQSTAVSLAVLQYIEQNNLVEHAAIIGDYLFEKLQKLKNAYKIIGDVRGKGLFIGIELVADKVKKYPFSFEKAVTKRLVEIAQWNGLLIYPANAGIDNNGGDAFIIAPPLTITEKQVDDLVTLLDKSLKQLESEMLSGV; encoded by the coding sequence ATGGAGCCATCTTATTTAATAAAACCATTATTAGATAAAGACTATCCAGTTATAAGCCATGGTGAAGGGATATATTTATATGACATAGCCGGAAATAAATATTTAGATGGTTGCTCTGGAGCTGTAACTGCCAGTATTGGACATAATATTCAATCAGTAATAGAGGCAATGATGGACCAAGCGAGTAAAGTGTCATTCGTATATCGGTCACAATTTACAAGTGAACCTTCTGAAAAGTTAGCAACGAAGCTCATGGAAATTTCCCCAGGAGATGTAAACTGGTCCTTTTTCGTAAATAGCGGGACCGAAGCAATAGAAACCGCTATGAAAATAGCTATACAACATTGGCAAGAGATCGGTTTACCACAAAAAACAAAAGTTATTTCAAGATGGAATAGTTACCACGGTATTACAATAGGTGCCTTGTCACTATCAGGTTTTACGACTCGTAGAGAGAGGTTTGAATCCTTACTAGAAAAGTCTCCAATTGTTGAACCACCATACTGCTATCGTTGCCCTTTTGAGGATACTTATCCTAACTGTCAGTTAAAATGTGCCACTGATTTAGAAAGAGCTATTTTAGATGTTGGTCCAGACTCCATCGCGGCTTTTATAGCAGAACCAATTGTAGGGGCTGCTGCAGGAGCCATCACTCCTCCTGATGGCTATTACGAAAAAATTAGAGAAATATGTAATACCTATAACATTTTATTTATAGCAGATGAAGTTATGTCTGGTATAGGAAGAACTGGTGAAATGTTTGCAATTAACCATTGGAAGGTTGTTCCCGACATTATTTGTATCGGAAAAGGAATGAGTGCTGGCTATACTCCAATTGCTGCAACTTTAGTTAGTAATAAAGTGATAGATCCTATTTTAAGAGGTTCAAAAATTATTATGAGTGGCCATACTTACAGTGCCAATCCTCAATCAACTGCTGTATCACTAGCAGTTTTACAATATATCGAGCAAAACAATTTAGTAGAACACGCAGCAATTATAGGAGACTATTTATTTGAAAAACTACAAAAATTAAAAAATGCATACAAAATAATTGGCGATGTAAGAGGAAAGGGTCTATTTATTGGAATAGAGTTAGTTGCTGATAAAGTAAAAAAATACCCTTTCAGTTTCGAAAAAGCTGTAACCAAAAGATTAGTTGAAATAGCTCAGTGGAACGGTTTATTAATATATCCAGCAAATGCAGGTATTGATAATAACGGAGGTGATGCATTTATCATTGCGCCTCCTTTAACGATAACTGAAAAGCAAGTGGACGACTTAGTTACATTGTTAGATAAAAGTTTAAAACAATTAGAAAGCGAAATGTTATCGGGGGTATAA
- a CDS encoding CoA transferase subunit A produces the protein MKQVANSFGKIIEIDDIITIFKDGTSIMFGGFGGIGNPPTIINAIVDSKVKNLTLIGNDAGFPTIGIGKLVCTGRVNKLIASHIGSNPVAGQLMHDGLMEVEFSPQGTLAERIRAGGVGLAGILTDTGIHSDVVTKGKQTIELNEQKYLVETALTADVSICYAKKADPFGNLIFDKSARNTNSLVAMAGNITIVEVDEIVPLGDLNPEEIITPGIYVDYIIPSKGVDWKWVWEETYENSLRKELREK, from the coding sequence ATGAAACAAGTAGCCAATTCTTTTGGAAAGATAATAGAAATTGATGATATTATTACTATTTTTAAGGATGGAACCTCTATCATGTTTGGCGGTTTTGGTGGAATTGGGAACCCGCCTACCATTATCAATGCAATTGTAGATTCAAAAGTTAAAAATCTTACATTGATTGGTAATGATGCTGGATTTCCTACAATAGGAATAGGAAAACTCGTATGTACTGGCCGGGTAAATAAGCTTATCGCTTCTCATATAGGTTCTAACCCTGTCGCTGGCCAGTTAATGCATGACGGTCTAATGGAAGTCGAATTTAGTCCCCAAGGTACGTTAGCTGAGCGAATTAGAGCAGGCGGTGTAGGACTCGCAGGTATTTTAACAGATACTGGTATTCATAGTGATGTAGTGACAAAAGGAAAACAAACGATTGAATTGAATGAACAAAAATACTTAGTGGAAACAGCATTAACCGCTGATGTTTCCATATGTTACGCCAAGAAAGCGGACCCTTTTGGAAATTTAATATTTGACAAAAGTGCTAGAAATACAAATTCTTTAGTTGCGATGGCAGGAAATATTACGATTGTGGAAGTAGATGAAATAGTACCATTAGGAGATTTAAATCCGGAGGAGATTATTACACCAGGTATATACGTTGACTATATAATACCGTCAAAAGGGGTGGACTGGAAGTGGGTATGGGAAGAAACGTACGAGAACTCATTGCGAAAAGAGCTGCGAGAGAAATAA
- a CDS encoding 3-oxoacid CoA-transferase subunit B — translation MGMGRNVRELIAKRAAREIRAGMIVNLGIGIPSLVPNFIGSDMNVMFHAENGILGMGPTPYKGSEDENLCNAAGYPVTTIKGSSFFDSSLAFGMIRKGKLDITILGSLQVSEKGDLANWIVPGKRVPGMGGAMELSQKAKKVIVVMNHTNRNGESKIVRNCSLPITTPQCVNMIITEMGVMEINDNGIMLTEVMPSYSIEHIIECTEANLKISPHLKVVMSEREDVYD, via the coding sequence GTGGGTATGGGAAGAAACGTACGAGAACTCATTGCGAAAAGAGCTGCGAGAGAAATAAGAGCTGGGATGATTGTAAACTTAGGAATAGGTATCCCATCGTTAGTACCGAATTTTATAGGTAGCGATATGAATGTGATGTTTCATGCGGAAAATGGAATTTTAGGAATGGGTCCAACACCTTATAAAGGATCTGAGGATGAAAATTTATGTAATGCAGCTGGGTATCCAGTTACAACTATTAAAGGATCTTCATTTTTTGATAGTAGTTTAGCATTCGGAATGATCAGAAAAGGGAAATTAGATATTACTATTTTAGGTAGTTTACAAGTTAGTGAAAAGGGAGATTTAGCTAATTGGATTGTTCCTGGAAAACGTGTACCAGGTATGGGGGGAGCGATGGAACTATCACAAAAGGCAAAAAAAGTAATTGTAGTAATGAACCACACAAATCGAAATGGAGAAAGTAAAATAGTTCGCAACTGTAGTCTTCCAATAACAACACCTCAATGTGTAAATATGATTATAACAGAAATGGGAGTAATGGAAATTAACGATAATGGTATTATGTTAACCGAAGTGATGCCGAGTTATTCTATCGAACATATAATCGAATGTACGGAAGCAAATCTGAAAATCTCACCTCATTTGAAAGTTGTGATGAGTGAAAGGGAGGATGTTTATGACTAA
- a CDS encoding peptidase — translation MTKQFKENIYEWIDKNEQKAVKLLQRLVQEKSVQGSESAAQAIVVEVCRELGFQIDIWEPNFKELEQNENFISNRKDFMNSPNVVAVMKGSGSGGNSIILNGHIDVVPEGEENQWNEAPYSGVVKEGKIYGRGTTDMKGGNVALLLAMEAIQQCGVKLKGDVIFQSVIEEESGGAGSLATILKNYHADAVLIPEPTNMKIFPKQQGSLWFRLKVHGRSAHGGTRYEGVSAIEKSVTVMEYVKDLETFRNSKIKDPLYSNIPIPLPINIGKIAGGNWPSSVPDLVTVEGRIGVGPDETIEEVKAELANKLVSLQKEDSWFIENPVELEWFGARWLPGSIPLDHSFLQVLSNNYLDVTKEKPIVEASPWGTDGGLFTNVANIPTVVFGPGVTEVAHYPNEYIEIKKMIQAAKIVASTLVDWCKVE, via the coding sequence ATGACTAAACAATTTAAGGAAAATATTTATGAATGGATAGATAAAAATGAACAAAAAGCGGTTAAACTTCTTCAAAGACTAGTACAAGAGAAAAGTGTACAAGGATCTGAAAGCGCAGCACAAGCTATCGTTGTAGAGGTATGTAGAGAACTAGGTTTTCAAATTGACATTTGGGAACCTAATTTTAAAGAACTTGAACAAAATGAAAACTTCATTTCTAATAGAAAAGATTTTATGAATTCCCCTAATGTTGTTGCCGTAATGAAAGGAAGCGGAAGTGGTGGAAATTCGATTATTTTAAACGGGCATATAGATGTCGTTCCCGAGGGTGAAGAAAATCAATGGAATGAAGCCCCATACTCTGGTGTTGTAAAAGAGGGAAAAATATACGGAAGAGGAACAACAGATATGAAAGGTGGAAATGTTGCCTTACTTCTAGCAATGGAAGCCATTCAACAATGCGGAGTAAAATTAAAGGGAGATGTAATATTTCAAAGTGTAATCGAGGAAGAAAGTGGTGGCGCAGGTTCATTAGCTACCATCTTGAAAAATTATCATGCAGATGCGGTACTTATTCCTGAACCTACAAATATGAAAATTTTCCCAAAACAACAAGGTTCCTTATGGTTTAGATTAAAAGTCCATGGAAGGTCTGCCCACGGAGGAACGAGATATGAAGGGGTAAGTGCAATTGAGAAATCTGTAACTGTTATGGAATACGTAAAAGACTTAGAGACTTTTAGAAATTCAAAAATAAAAGATCCTTTATATAGTAATATTCCGATTCCGTTACCAATTAATATCGGAAAAATAGCAGGAGGTAATTGGCCTTCTTCTGTTCCTGATCTAGTAACTGTGGAAGGACGGATAGGGGTAGGTCCGGACGAAACGATAGAGGAAGTAAAAGCCGAGTTAGCTAATAAATTGGTTTCTTTACAAAAAGAAGATAGTTGGTTTATAGAAAATCCAGTGGAACTAGAATGGTTTGGGGCTCGTTGGTTACCGGGTTCGATTCCGTTAGATCATTCCTTTTTGCAAGTTTTAAGCAATAATTATTTAGATGTAACGAAAGAGAAACCAATAGTAGAAGCGTCACCATGGGGAACCGATGGGGGACTATTTACAAACGTAGCAAACATTCCTACTGTAGTTTTTGGTCCAGGGGTAACAGAAGTAGCACATTATCCTAATGAATATATTGAAATTAAAAAGATGATACAGGCTGCTAAAATTGTAGCAAGTACGTTAGTTGATTGGTGTAAAGTGGAATAA
- the ablB gene encoding putative beta-lysine N-acetyltransferase, whose product MTVYNKDYFESREEGILLEGVKDYYNKRLIIENMDGELSSLFDYINALEKENYVEKIIIKASQDYLFPLLNKGYILEAYVPKFYRGEDRFFICRYKTQDRYHSPNFIKEDEIVNIVQNKEKVTVTSELKGFKLEKATVHDVEALAILYKQVFTVYPVPIFDPKYIEKQMKNNTVFYYVKDETEKIIAAASAEINIVGKSAEITDCATLPSSRKGGYMKHIITSLENELKQQNITCIYSIARAQSFGMNAVLHQLDYTYTGRLKNNCYIFDKIEDMNMWVKI is encoded by the coding sequence ATGACAGTTTATAACAAAGATTATTTTGAAAGTAGAGAAGAAGGTATTCTTTTAGAGGGCGTAAAAGATTACTACAATAAAAGATTAATAATTGAAAATATGGATGGAGAATTATCTAGTTTATTCGATTATATTAATGCTTTAGAAAAAGAAAATTATGTTGAAAAAATAATTATAAAAGCAAGTCAAGATTATTTATTTCCTCTTCTTAATAAAGGATACATATTAGAGGCATATGTACCAAAATTTTATAGAGGTGAAGACCGATTTTTTATTTGTCGTTATAAAACGCAGGATAGATACCATTCTCCAAATTTCATAAAGGAAGATGAAATAGTGAACATCGTACAAAATAAAGAAAAGGTGACTGTTACTAGTGAATTAAAAGGTTTTAAATTGGAAAAAGCAACCGTTCATGACGTTGAAGCGTTAGCAATCCTATATAAACAGGTGTTCACCGTTTATCCAGTCCCAATATTTGACCCAAAATACATAGAAAAACAAATGAAAAATAACACTGTTTTTTATTATGTAAAAGATGAAACAGAGAAGATAATTGCAGCTGCCTCTGCAGAGATAAATATAGTCGGAAAAAGTGCAGAAATAACCGACTGTGCAACGTTACCTAGTAGCAGAAAAGGAGGTTATATGAAGCATATTATAACTTCATTGGAGAATGAGCTAAAGCAGCAAAATATTACGTGTATTTATTCCATCGCTAGAGCGCAATCTTTTGGAATGAATGCTGTATTGCATCAATTAGATTACACATATACCGGGAGACTGAAAAATAATTGTTATATTTTTGACAAAATAGAAGACATGAATATGTGGGTTAAAATTTAA
- a CDS encoding sigma-54 interaction domain-containing protein has translation MKLSGIEALSNDMMKHLLSCIDEAIHAVDENGITIFYNEVAAKHDGLKTEEVIGKHILKVFPSLTEETSTLLKVLKTKKAIFHQDQKYENKNGELIETVNTTIPILIGEEVKGAVEIAKNYGKIKMLSNKLIDLQSRLYKKTTSTSSLDSSYTFQHFLTSDPICLRTLEEAKKVATSTIPIVIYGETGTGKEIVAQGIHNASYRKDMPFIAQNCAAIPETLLESALFGTEKGSYTGAEDRPGLFELANGGTLFLDELNSMPISLQSKLLRVLEDGKIRRIGGTQTITVDVRIVAAMNESPDSCLQKGIIRTDFFYRVCSCSLYLPPLRDRVGDIPLLVNNFIEILSKQQNINRYKVAESVLTSFTRYDWPGNVRELKNTLEYITITNDSNVITVEDLPLKLQPVRLVKQRKGREEQPSLREILAHKEKELITDALQETKGNIVQAAKLLKIPRQTLQYKLSKMEKSLNVTIDK, from the coding sequence ATGAAGTTGTCTGGAATAGAGGCATTGAGTAATGATATGATGAAACATTTATTATCTTGTATAGATGAGGCAATTCATGCAGTTGATGAAAATGGTATCACGATTTTTTATAACGAAGTTGCAGCAAAGCATGATGGATTGAAAACGGAGGAAGTTATAGGTAAACATATTTTAAAAGTATTTCCTTCCTTAACGGAAGAAACTAGTACGTTATTAAAAGTACTAAAGACGAAAAAAGCTATTTTTCATCAAGATCAAAAGTATGAAAATAAAAATGGCGAATTAATTGAAACAGTTAACACCACTATTCCTATTCTTATAGGAGAAGAAGTTAAGGGTGCTGTAGAGATTGCTAAAAATTATGGAAAGATAAAGATGTTGTCTAATAAACTTATCGACTTACAATCAAGATTGTATAAGAAAACAACGAGTACTTCTTCTCTCGATTCGTCTTATACGTTTCAACATTTTCTAACGTCAGACCCAATTTGTTTACGTACACTTGAAGAAGCAAAAAAAGTTGCGACTTCAACAATTCCAATCGTTATTTACGGCGAAACAGGCACTGGTAAAGAAATCGTAGCCCAAGGGATTCATAATGCATCCTATCGAAAAGACATGCCCTTTATTGCCCAAAATTGTGCAGCTATTCCCGAAACATTATTAGAAAGTGCGTTGTTTGGTACGGAAAAAGGGAGTTATACTGGTGCAGAAGATCGGCCTGGTCTTTTTGAATTAGCTAATGGTGGCACCCTATTTTTAGATGAGTTAAATTCTATGCCAATTTCCTTGCAATCTAAATTACTTCGTGTATTAGAGGACGGAAAAATAAGAAGAATTGGCGGAACTCAAACGATCACAGTTGATGTCCGTATCGTAGCAGCAATGAACGAAAGTCCCGATAGTTGTTTACAAAAAGGGATTATAAGAACTGACTTTTTTTATCGAGTTTGTAGCTGTAGCCTTTACTTACCGCCACTACGAGATAGAGTTGGTGATATCCCCTTATTAGTAAATAATTTCATAGAAATATTAAGTAAACAACAAAATATTAATCGATACAAGGTCGCCGAAAGTGTACTTACCTCTTTTACCCGTTACGATTGGCCAGGTAATGTTCGTGAATTAAAAAACACACTAGAGTATATCACTATCACTAATGATTCAAACGTTATAACGGTTGAAGACCTTCCTTTAAAGTTACAACCTGTGCGGTTAGTTAAGCAGAGGAAAGGGAGGGAGGAACAACCTTCTTTAAGAGAAATTCTAGCCCATAAAGAAAAGGAGTTAATTACTGACGCTTTACAGGAAACAAAAGGAAATATTGTACAGGCTGCTAAACTACTAAAAATCCCTCGACAAACACTGCAGTACAAGCTATCAAAAATGGAAAAATCACTTAATGTTACGATAGATAAATAG
- the ablA gene encoding lysine 2,3-aminomutase, whose protein sequence is MLNDVFKPKRHWKDIELWKDVTDEQWNDWLWQLTNTIRTLDDLKKVINLTPEEEEGVKISTKTIPLNITPYYASLMDETDPKCPIRMQSVPISKEIYKTKYDLEDPLHEDEDSPVAGLTHRYPDRVLFLVTNQCSMYCRYCTRRRFSGQIGMGVPKKQLDGAISYIANNEQVRDVLISGGDGLLINDQILEYILKNLRAIPHVEIIRIGTRAPVVFPQRITENLCNILKKYHPVWLNTHFNTSIEITEESKKACEMLVNAGVPVGNQAVILAGINDSVAIMKKLMHDLVKIRVRPYYIYQCDLSEGIGHFRAPISKGLEIIEGLRGHTSGYAVPTFVVDAPGGGGKIAVQPNYIISQSADKVVLRNFEGVITTYPEPENYVSGTAEQFFKKVYPNMDEKKSNTGIAALMNESQFNLVPEGLTRMDRRKSYEHDPNHSSLKDKRNKRDELKEKKYQAQMKKMN, encoded by the coding sequence ATGTTAAATGATGTGTTTAAGCCAAAGAGACATTGGAAAGATATTGAACTTTGGAAAGATGTTACGGATGAGCAATGGAATGATTGGCTATGGCAGCTTACAAATACGATAAGAACATTGGACGACTTAAAAAAGGTTATTAATTTAACACCAGAGGAAGAGGAAGGTGTTAAAATTTCAACGAAGACAATTCCCCTTAACATAACACCATACTACGCATCTTTAATGGATGAAACTGATCCAAAATGTCCGATCAGAATGCAATCTGTACCTATTTCAAAAGAAATATATAAAACGAAATATGATTTAGAAGATCCGTTACACGAAGATGAAGATTCCCCAGTTGCAGGGTTGACGCATCGTTATCCTGACCGAGTCTTATTTTTAGTAACAAACCAATGTTCGATGTATTGTAGATATTGTACTCGGAGACGATTTTCTGGCCAGATTGGAATGGGGGTACCGAAAAAACAATTAGATGGCGCGATTTCTTATATTGCGAATAACGAACAAGTTCGAGACGTTCTTATATCAGGTGGAGATGGACTTTTAATTAACGATCAAATTTTAGAGTACATTCTAAAAAATTTAAGAGCGATCCCACATGTAGAAATAATACGAATTGGAACACGAGCACCAGTTGTATTTCCACAACGTATTACCGAGAACTTATGTAACATTTTAAAAAAATACCATCCTGTATGGCTTAATACACATTTCAATACTTCCATTGAAATTACCGAAGAATCTAAAAAGGCATGTGAAATGTTAGTTAATGCAGGAGTTCCAGTTGGTAATCAAGCAGTAATACTAGCAGGAATTAATGATAGTGTAGCAATCATGAAAAAATTAATGCACGATCTCGTAAAAATCCGTGTTAGACCTTATTACATTTATCAATGCGATTTATCAGAAGGAATTGGGCATTTTAGAGCACCAATTTCAAAAGGCTTAGAAATAATAGAAGGACTTCGCGGTCACACTTCCGGGTATGCAGTTCCTACATTTGTAGTTGACGCACCAGGCGGTGGAGGAAAAATAGCTGTCCAGCCGAATTATATTATTTCACAAAGCGCAGATAAAGTCGTGTTGCGTAACTTTGAAGGAGTAATAACAACGTATCCAGAACCAGAAAATTATGTATCAGGAACTGCCGAGCAATTTTTCAAAAAAGTTTATCCAAATATGGATGAAAAGAAATCTAATACAGGCATTGCCGCATTAATGAATGAAAGCCAGTTTAATCTCGTTCCTGAAGGCTTAACAAGAATGGATCGACGTAAAAGTTATGAACATGACCCTAACCATAGTTCATTAAAAGATAAACGAAATAAGAGGGATGAATTAAAGGAAAAAAAATATCAAGCTCAAATGAAGAAAATGAATTAA
- a CDS encoding YokU family protein: MLCKWCRSTEANQSNNTVYWELPDGSRAITINETPCIHCEDCGMQYQTDETTEIIENHLLLIDTKLLPDITNYEQLLAQPKILKRYYFDFST, translated from the coding sequence GTGTTATGTAAATGGTGCCGTTCCACAGAAGCGAATCAATCCAATAATACTGTATACTGGGAGTTACCAGACGGCTCTAGAGCAATCACAATTAATGAGACACCATGTATTCATTGTGAGGATTGTGGAATGCAATATCAAACGGATGAAACGACGGAAATAATCGAAAATCATCTATTATTAATTGATACGAAATTACTTCCTGATATTACGAATTATGAACAATTACTAGCTCAACCAAAAATCTTAAAAAGGTATTACTTTGATTTTTCAACCTAA
- a CDS encoding YozE family protein, which translates to MSKSFYHYLVNYRHAIIKTDISRFANAAYEDHSFPKQSKSYHEISNYLELNVHYLPSMTIFDEAWDLYIRDEQ; encoded by the coding sequence GTGTCAAAGTCTTTTTATCATTATTTAGTTAATTATCGCCATGCCATTATAAAAACGGATATAAGTCGTTTTGCAAATGCAGCTTATGAAGATCATAGTTTTCCTAAACAATCAAAAAGCTATCATGAAATTAGTAATTATTTAGAGCTAAACGTACACTATTTACCTAGTATGACAATCTTTGATGAAGCATGGGATTTATATATTAGGGATGAGCAGTAA
- a CDS encoding YozD family protein, with protein sequence MREIEVVIDTDEIAEFFYNELMRRGYVPSEEEIGELADITFDYLVEKCIIDEEDIE encoded by the coding sequence GTGAGAGAAATAGAGGTAGTGATAGATACGGATGAAATAGCCGAATTCTTTTACAATGAATTAATGAGGAGAGGGTATGTCCCAAGCGAAGAAGAGATTGGAGAGTTAGCAGATATCACCTTTGATTATTTAGTGGAAAAATGCATAATTGATGAAGAGGATATAGAATAA